The Triticum urartu cultivar G1812 chromosome 5, Tu2.1, whole genome shotgun sequence genome contains the following window.
tatgattgtatgtcgtcctacggactaaaaccctccggtttatatagacaccggagagggttagggttacataaggtcggttacaaaggaggagatatccatatccgtattgcctagcttgccttccacgccaagtagagtcccatccggacacgagacgaaatcttcaaccttgtatcttcatagtccaacagtccggccaaaggatataatccggctgtccggaaacccactaattcaggactccctcaggcaccCTGCTAAAAAGGTTATAGCAGGCTATAGCGGAGATATAGCCGGCTATTTAAAACTGTGATATATATTCATCAAAAGCTTACATTTCTCTGTTAAAATActatataaataaataaaaggctCACATTTTCTATATAGTTTCTTTATATAAAAAGGCTCACGGAGGAGCGCGGCGACTATGTGCTAGTAGTATAACACCCCTCGCCTGTTCGGCCCAAATCCACTtctcagacacacacacacacacacacaaatctcttgcaagcaaacccccccccccccccccccccccccccccaaattcCCAGCCGAGAACGCACGGCTGGGGAAGAGAGGGTCGTCGGGAGGAGCAGAAGAAGGCGCGATTTGGGGGGCGAGGACGGATCGATGTCGGTGACGGGGACAtccgtggcggcggcggcgaccatGCTGGCCGCGGCggccgccatcttcatcaccttcgTCGTCTGCTTCTACCTCTTCCTCTGCGCCAAGCGCTACCGGGGCGCCGCGCCCGCaatcggcggcggcgggggagcgGACGGCAGGGGCCGGGGGCCGCGGTTCGTCTTCGGGGGGCCCTGCCACGGGCGGGGCCTGGACGAGACGGCCATCGTGGCGCTGCCGCGCAGGGAGGTCGCCCAGGGGGACCCCGCGGCCGACTGCGCCGTCTGCATCACGGAGCTCGCCGCCGGGGAGGCCGCGCGCCTGCTGCCGCGGTGCGGCCACTCGTTCCACGTCGAGTGCGTCGACATGTGGCTCCGCTCGCACTCCACCTGCCCGCTCTGCCGGTGCGCGGTCGCCGACGAGGCGCCCACCGTGCAGCCCCCCGAGGCCGATCCGGAGTCGCCCATCTTCCCCACCAACGTGCTCTTCTTCGGCTCCCAGGACGCCGTGGCAACCGGCGGCACGCCGCGGCAGCCGGTGCCGCCGCAGCCTTCCCAGGGCCCGATCGCCGGCGTCGCGGCCGTGGTCGAGGCGGCCAGAGTGGCGGCCCTCCGGCGGCTgctcggctgcggcggcgggacgtccccgcccccgccaccaccgccgccgcaggCAGGCCGCGACCTGGAGATGGGCCCCGCGCAGGCCGGCGGCGAGAGCAGCACGCCGCGGCCGGCGAAACCGCAGCCAGGTTCTTGATGCCTCCTCCGCCCGCCGCTCTTTCCCCTCCGCATCTCCTTGAGCCATTTTGAGGCCACCAAAAAGGAAGCAAATTGTACATATTTCCTACAGTGTATGATAGTACGATTGAGGAACTGTATAATCCTGTGAACAAGATCTATGGAATGGATGGACACATCTCGGCGATTTCATGCCGCCAAATCCATGAGATCTGAGTGCTGTGCGGCACCGAGAAGAAGCACTGTTACTGTTAGTTTTGCAGATAATACTTACATTTTACCATGCAGTAATACTACTAGCAGCGCTTTCTGAATTCTGATGATGATGGCTGTCCATGTCGAGCAGTAGCCGAGTGTACTGTGGAGGCACATGCGCTCATATGGGACACGTAGGCAGATGTTGACTAGAGAAGCAGCTGGATCATGACGACGACGACAACAGCAACAAATATCCGAGTAGACCGTATTTCGTACGTATTTTGTTTTGTTGAGCTGGAGTACACCGTACTTGGCCTCGCTTCCCAGATACTCCGTCTCAGCAACAGGCCAAGCGATACCGACTCATTT
Protein-coding sequences here:
- the LOC125510655 gene encoding E3 ubiquitin-protein ligase EL5-like, giving the protein MSVTGTSVAAAATMLAAAAAIFITFVVCFYLFLCAKRYRGAAPAIGGGGGADGRGRGPRFVFGGPCHGRGLDETAIVALPRREVAQGDPAADCAVCITELAAGEAARLLPRCGHSFHVECVDMWLRSHSTCPLCRCAVADEAPTVQPPEADPESPIFPTNVLFFGSQDAVATGGTPRQPVPPQPSQGPIAGVAAVVEAARVAALRRLLGCGGGTSPPPPPPPPQAGRDLEMGPAQAGGESSTPRPAKPQPGS